The DNA region GGCGCGACGCTGCCCGTGGATGGTGGCTGGCACCGGCACGCGTTCTGAGTCGAATGGAGCGACGGGAGATACGACGGGAAGGAGAAACGATAGCAGGCAAAACAGCCGAAGTTCGCTGGCTCGGCTCCACACGACGATTCGATTCGTCCACGACATTCGGGAACGAGTGGCCGCGTGTTCGTATATAAAATTCGGGAATCGAGAATCGAATCGGGACGCTCAGTCCGCCGCTATCGGTCTGCCCTTGGCCTGAAACGTCGTCAACAGGACGTAGCCGATGGGGAGCATGAGGAGGCCGCCGAGGACGAACGGAAGCCAGTAGGCAACCGCCGCGTAGAGCGCGCCCGCCACTATCGGGCCGACGGCGCGGGCGATACTGCCCGCGCTCTGGGTGAGGCCGAACGCGCCACCCTGCGTGTCCTCCGTCGCGCTGTTCGAGACGAGCGTGGTCAGCGAGACGTTCGCGAAACCGTTGCCCGCCGCGAGGGGCATGAGGATGAACAGCAGGACGAACAGCCCACCGGAAATCGGCCCGATGGAGGGGAGATAGCTCCCGATGACGGGCGAGAACGGGAGCGACGAGAGCGTGACGAGTTCGAGGCCGACGCCGACGAGCGCGAAGACGTTCGCTCGCCGTAGCGGTCCGTGAGTTTGCCGACGAGACCACCTTGCACGATAGCGATGACGACGCCGACGTAGGCGAGGACGAAGCCGTTCATCTCCGGGCCGAAGCCGTACTGCTGGTCGGTGAAGAGGACGAACATGCTCTCCATCGAGGAGAACGCCAGCGAGAGGAGGAAGAACGACCGCGATGAGTCCGGCGAGTGCCGGGTTGGAGAACGACTTTGCGAGACGCTTGAGGCGAGACTCCCGGTCGTGTGATGTCGTTTCGTCGTCGGATTCCTCCCGCCGTTCGCGCGTTTCAGGGAGGACGACCGCGGCGACGACGAGGTTCACGCCGCAGATGGCGGCGGCGACGAAACTCGGGAGCGAGAACTGCGTTATCGGGACGAACGCGGGGAGGGACGTGCGGGCGAACGTGAGCACGGCGTCGCTGGAGAAGATACCGCCGAGCGCCGGGCCGAACACGAAGCCGAGACCGAACGCCGCGCCGATGAGACCCAGTCCCTTCGCCCGGTCCTCCGGCGCGGTGATGTCCGCGACGTACGCCTGTGCGGTGGCGATGTTGCCGCCCATCACGCCCGCGAGGATTCGAGCGGCGAACAGAAAGAGGAGGCTATCCGCGACGCCGAACAGTCGTCCACCGCGACGACGCTGCCGAACAGCGAGAGGAGGAGTATCGGTCGGCGGCCGCGCTCGTCGGAGAGACGGCCGAGCACGGGCGCGAAGAGGAACTGCATGAGGGAGTAGGACGCGAGCAGCAGGCCGACGACGAACTCGTTCGCCCCGAAATGTTCCGCGTACAGCGGGATGATGGGGATCAGAATCCCGAACCCGAGCAGGTCGACGAAGACGATGGCGAACACCGTCGCCAGCGCCTTGTTGAAGCCCTCGTCCGACCCGTCGGGTGACTCGTCGCTCGAATCCTCGCTCGCCATCAGATCGCCCCCTCGAAAACCGCGTGTAGTATCCGCATCGTCACGTTGAGAAGCGCCATTGTCGGTGGTTGTTCCACACTCTTCAAATAGCTTCGGATAGAATCGGACGCTATATAATCCGATTTCGATTATGAAACCCGAAACAGACAGAGGTCGGGGGATACTCTCGCCCGCCGACCGAGCGTACTTGCTCGGCGAGGCGGCGATGGAACACGAGCAGTCCAAGCGCAACGCGGAGGCGCGGATTCGCCAGCGAATCACGGACGCGGTTCTCGACTTCCCGATACTCATCCACCACTTGAAGAAGAAGGACCGACGACAGGTGTTCGACCGAACGCTGGAGGACGACGGGTTCATGGACGGACTGACCGCCATGCTCTCGTTCGTCTACGTCGGGATGGACGGGAGCGGGGCCGAGTTCTCCCACGCGCTGGAACCGGCCGTCCGAAAGGCGGAGGAAGCACACGCGGCCAAGATGCTCGGACAGGCGGTGTCGGTTGACGTGCAGTTCGACGTCGAAACGACCGTACAAACCGCAGTGGACGACGTCACGGCGGCTATCAACGCGGGCAAACCCGTCACTCCCGCGGAGTTGTTTTCCGTCATGGTGGGAAGCGACGCTCTGGACGACGTGGACGAAGTCACCCTTCAGTTGAGCGAGGACGGAGAAGAGGGCGGCCTGCTGAAGGAAGACGAGTTCGTCGCGCACGTCGCGGAGTATCTCGACGCCGACTTGCGATGGCTCCCGTACAACAGAGTCAAAGTCGTCGTCTGACTGCCGAAAAACGAAAGATGGAGACGGAAACGAAGACGAAAGACGGAAACGAGAGGTTAGACCGCCTGTTCGGGCTGTTCTATCTCGTCGTACTTGTCCTCGAACTCCTGGATCAGTTGTCCCATCTTCGCGTACCACTCGTTCAACATCCGCTGCATGTTGTGGCACACTTCGCCGGGGTCGGTCGGTTTGTAGACGTGATAGTAGCCACCCTGGTCGTAGTTGACCTGTTCCTTTTGGATGAATCCGGACTGAAGCAGTCGTTGGATGGAACGGTAGGCAGTCGAGCGTTCGCGGTCGATGCGGTCCGCGATGTCGTCGATGGTCAACGGGTCGTCGCTCCGTATCACGACTTGATAACACTGCTTGTCGAGTTCTTTGAGTCCGTGAATACACTCCAGCAGTCCTTCACACTCCATGTCTTGCTGGAGGTATTCGGCCATCGAGTTCGCCATTATCGAGTCGAAGTAGGTAATTCGCACGTATAAGGATTTTGCATGGTTCGTGCAAAACTACGTCCTGGAAACGTGCCATTCATTCGGCGGTCACCACCGTCTGCGATTCGCGGTTGCGCAGGGAGACGAGCGCGCTGTAGACGACCGCCGCGGCGACCAGCAGCGCGGACCCGAAGATGAGCACCAGGCTCACCTTGTCGAGGATTTGGATACCGAGCACATCCCCGATTCGGTTGCT from Haladaptatus sp. R4 includes:
- a CDS encoding helix-turn-helix domain-containing protein, giving the protein MANSMAEYLQQDMECEGLLECIHGLKELDKQCYQVVIRSDDPLTIDDIADRIDRERSTAYRSIQRLLQSGFIQKEQVNYDQGGYYHVYKPTDPGEVCHNMQRMLNEWYAKMGQLIQEFEDKYDEIEQPEQAV